A stretch of Cellulosilyticum sp. I15G10I2 DNA encodes these proteins:
- a CDS encoding putative ABC transporter permease, whose product MYQIESLLFFFTFYSFIGWIIEGLFNLFTVRSFLRANFLMSPIKPMYGFAATMLIILKDRLMLSIFILAALILPTLIEYITAWLMSYYFKTKYWDYSKVPFNYKGYICLKFSIYWSLLSLLLILVIHPAIYILYSLAASTWHLITPLIVFYMILDFILTTLYMHGKHKHPLF is encoded by the coding sequence ATGTATCAAATAGAATCTCTCTTATTTTTTTTTACATTTTATAGCTTTATAGGGTGGATCATTGAAGGGTTGTTTAATTTGTTTACAGTAAGAAGTTTTTTAAGGGCAAATTTTTTAATGAGCCCCATTAAGCCTATGTATGGATTTGCTGCCACTATGCTTATTATTTTAAAAGACAGATTAATGCTGAGTATATTTATATTGGCTGCACTGATTTTACCAACTTTAATTGAATATATCACCGCATGGCTTATGTCCTATTATTTTAAAACAAAATATTGGGACTACAGCAAAGTTCCTTTTAACTATAAGGGATACATTTGTTTAAAGTTTTCTATTTATTGGAGCTTGCTATCTTTACTTCTCATATTAGTTATTCATCCTGCTATTTATATACTTTATAGTCTTGCCGCTTCTACTTGGCATTTGATCACGCCGCTTATTGTATTTTATATGATCCTAGATTTTATTTTAACCACGCTATATATGCACGGAAAACATAAACACCCTTTGTTCTAG
- a CDS encoding ABC transporter ATP-binding protein: MALLETSNLGITFGGLRAVGEFEISIEKNELVGLIGPNGAGKTTIFNLLTGVYLPTEGDILLNGESVVGLKPYQIVKKGLTRTFQNIRLFKELTVLDNVKIAFHHKMEYGVANSILRFPGTRFWKEEKEIDEKARELLALFKMENSWNQLAKNLPYGEQRKLEIARGLAADPKLLLLDEPAAGMNPQETKELMETIHFIRNNFDVSILLIEHDMHLVMGICERIIVIDYGMIIAKGLPEEIKANEKVIGAYLGN, translated from the coding sequence ATGGCACTATTAGAAACAAGTAACTTAGGCATCACATTTGGAGGACTAAGGGCAGTTGGAGAGTTTGAAATAAGTATTGAGAAAAATGAGCTAGTAGGCCTTATTGGACCTAATGGTGCAGGAAAAACAACTATTTTTAATCTTCTTACAGGAGTATATCTTCCGACAGAAGGAGATATTTTATTAAATGGTGAAAGTGTAGTCGGACTCAAGCCTTATCAAATTGTAAAAAAAGGATTGACGAGAACTTTTCAAAATATACGTCTTTTTAAAGAATTAACAGTACTTGATAATGTTAAAATTGCTTTCCATCATAAAATGGAATATGGGGTAGCAAATAGTATTCTGCGTTTTCCAGGTACACGTTTTTGGAAAGAGGAAAAAGAAATAGATGAAAAAGCCAGAGAGCTTCTTGCATTATTTAAAATGGAAAATAGCTGGAATCAGCTAGCAAAGAACCTACCATATGGCGAACAAAGAAAGCTTGAAATTGCAAGAGGTCTCGCTGCTGATCCTAAGCTTTTGTTATTAGATGAACCAGCAGCAGGAATGAACCCTCAAGAAACCAAAGAACTTATGGAAACAATTCATTTTATAAGAAATAACTTTGATGTATCTATTCTTCTTATTGAACATGATATGCATTTGGTCATGGGTATTTGTGAAAGAATTATTGTTATTGATTATGGTATGATTATTGCAAAGGGACTTCCAGAAGAAATTAAAGCCAATGAAAAAGTTATCGGCGCATATCTTGGGAACTAG
- a CDS encoding branched-chain amino acid ABC transporter permease: MKKWQEYGITLIGIILLYSVLLVLMATGAINGYLKGVLILIGINIIAASSLNLATGYLGQLALGHAGFMAIGAYTSALLMQMIKGSNFPTDVALMIALVIGGLMAAFCGVLIGIPALRLRGDYLGIVTLGFGEIIRIAIFNLEFTGGARGFRGYPGSINFTKIYIIVAIVLAMLFLLIRSRHGRAIVSIREDEIAAEAVGVPTTFYKIFGFATSAFFAGIAGGTLAFYQKMIDPKKFTFMYSVEIFIIVVLGGMGSLTGTVVAAVVLGILNEFLHVIDQWRLVIYSVLLVIMMIFRPEGLLGNKEFSFVGLIKWLIKRYKKSASVEVK; this comes from the coding sequence ATGAAAAAATGGCAAGAATATGGAATTACGCTTATAGGAATCATTCTTTTATATTCTGTTTTATTAGTACTTATGGCCACAGGCGCGATCAATGGCTATCTTAAGGGTGTACTTATTTTAATAGGGATAAATATTATTGCAGCTTCCAGTCTTAATTTAGCAACAGGTTATTTAGGACAGCTAGCATTAGGTCATGCGGGCTTTATGGCGATTGGTGCTTATACATCAGCACTACTCATGCAGATGATTAAAGGTTCTAACTTTCCAACAGATGTCGCCTTGATGATTGCATTAGTTATAGGTGGCTTAATGGCGGCATTTTGCGGTGTGCTTATCGGTATACCTGCACTGCGTTTAAGAGGAGATTATCTGGGGATTGTTACACTCGGGTTTGGTGAAATTATAAGGATAGCTATTTTCAACCTAGAGTTTACTGGGGGAGCCCGTGGTTTTAGAGGCTATCCAGGTTCAATTAACTTTACTAAAATATATATTATTGTTGCTATCGTACTGGCTATGTTGTTTCTTCTTATTCGTTCAAGACACGGCAGAGCTATTGTGTCTATAAGAGAAGATGAAATAGCAGCAGAAGCAGTAGGAGTTCCAACAACCTTTTATAAGATTTTTGGTTTTGCTACATCAGCATTTTTTGCTGGGATAGCAGGAGGGACACTTGCCTTCTACCAAAAAATGATTGACCCTAAGAAATTTACTTTTATGTATTCAGTTGAAATATTTATTATTGTCGTATTAGGCGGAATGGGAAGCTTAACCGGAACAGTTGTTGCAGCGGTAGTATTAGGTATATTAAATGAGTTTTTACATGTTATTGATCAGTGGAGACTTGTTATTTATTCAGTTTTACTTGTTATCATGATGATTTTTAGACCAGAGGGACTATTAGGTAATAAAGAATTTTCATTTGTAGGACTTATAAAATGGCTTATAAAACGTTATAAAAAATCAGCATCAGTGGAGGTGAAATAA
- a CDS encoding ABC transporter ATP-binding protein, whose protein sequence is MLKVDNIQVYYGAIHAIKGVSFQVEEGKIVTLIGANGAGKTTIMHTVSGLIKPQTGTVSFSNTDITNTRAHTIVEMGMAHVPEGRRVFAKMTVRENLEMGAYSRKDKGELDADYDMVYGRFPRLKERRKQLAGTMSGGEQQMLAIARALMSKPRLMLLDEPSMGLAPILVDEVFSIIKDINKGGTTILLVEQNAHKALSIADNAYVLETGNIVLSGNAKEMLSHEAVKKAYLG, encoded by the coding sequence ATGTTAAAAGTAGATAATATACAAGTTTATTATGGCGCAATTCATGCCATAAAAGGTGTTAGTTTTCAAGTTGAAGAAGGCAAGATCGTTACACTAATAGGTGCTAATGGTGCGGGTAAAACGACTATTATGCATACTGTATCAGGGCTTATTAAGCCTCAGACTGGGACTGTTTCTTTTTCAAATACAGATATTACAAATACTAGAGCACATACGATTGTAGAAATGGGAATGGCACATGTGCCAGAAGGAAGACGTGTGTTCGCTAAGATGACTGTACGTGAAAACCTTGAAATGGGGGCGTATTCTAGAAAGGATAAGGGAGAACTGGATGCTGACTATGATATGGTGTATGGCAGATTTCCAAGGCTTAAAGAAAGAAGAAAGCAATTAGCTGGAACGATGAGCGGTGGGGAACAACAAATGCTTGCTATAGCAAGAGCGCTCATGTCTAAACCTAGACTTATGCTCTTAGATGAACCTTCTATGGGACTTGCACCTATTCTAGTAGACGAAGTTTTTAGTATCATAAAAGATATTAATAAAGGCGGTACAACGATACTGCTTGTAGAGCAAAATGCTCATAAAGCACTAAGTATTGCAGATAATGCCTATGTTTTAGAAACTGGCAATATCGTATTATCGGGAAATGCAAAAGAAATGTTAAGCCATGAGGCTGTCAAAAAGGCTTATTTAGGTTAA
- a CDS encoding branched-chain amino acid ABC transporter permease produces the protein MNVFIQQVINGIHVGSIYALIALGYTMVYGIVRLINFAHGDILMMGAYFGLFSITIFRLPFGLAIITAMVICAVLGMLIDVIAYKPLRNAPRISALITALGVSLFLENLFRVIFGAEPKKMPDISSLQGMRTFGGIQISDVTLLTVVLSVVFMVGLQFVVKKTKVGKAMRAVSEDKEAARLMGVNVNKTISLTFALGSALGALGGVLYSVAYYQVEPYMGIMPGLKAFVAAVLGGIGIIPGAMLGGFVMGLIESLSIGYISSRWSNAIVFGILILVLLFKPAGILGKNVREKV, from the coding sequence ATGAATGTATTTATTCAACAAGTAATTAATGGTATTCATGTAGGGAGTATTTATGCATTAATCGCTCTTGGTTACACAATGGTGTATGGTATTGTAAGACTTATTAACTTTGCCCATGGTGACATTTTAATGATGGGAGCTTATTTTGGCTTGTTTAGTATTACCATTTTTAGGTTGCCGTTTGGACTAGCTATTATTACGGCAATGGTTATATGTGCAGTTTTAGGGATGCTGATCGACGTTATAGCATATAAACCCTTAAGAAATGCACCAAGGATATCAGCGCTGATTACGGCTCTAGGCGTGAGTTTATTTTTAGAAAATTTATTTAGGGTTATTTTTGGAGCAGAACCAAAGAAAATGCCGGACATCTCCTCATTACAAGGGATGAGAACATTTGGAGGTATTCAAATTTCCGATGTAACGTTATTAACGGTTGTTTTATCTGTTGTTTTTATGGTGGGCTTACAATTTGTCGTTAAGAAAACAAAAGTAGGTAAAGCAATGCGTGCTGTTTCAGAAGATAAAGAGGCAGCTAGATTAATGGGTGTTAATGTTAATAAGACTATTTCTCTTACATTTGCATTAGGTTCAGCGCTTGGGGCACTAGGGGGCGTTTTGTATAGCGTTGCATATTATCAAGTAGAACCTTATATGGGTATCATGCCAGGCTTAAAAGCCTTTGTAGCGGCTGTTCTAGGGGGAATAGGCATTATCCCAGGAGCGATGCTTGGAGGATTTGTAATGGGACTCATTGAAAGTCTTTCTATAGGGTATATATCATCCAGATGGTCTAATGCTATAGTTTTTGGAATTTTAATATTGGTGCTTTTATTTAAGCCCGCAGGCATCTTAGGCAAAAATGTCAGAGAGAAAGTGTAG
- a CDS encoding YgiQ family radical SAM protein has protein sequence MEKDFLPISQEDMLKRGWEQLDFIIVTADAYIDHHSFGTAIISRVLEQAGYKVGIIAQPNWKSTEDFMKLGRPRLAFLVNGGNMDSMVNHYTVSKKLRDRDFYSPGGKMGLRPDRATIVYCNCIRQAYKNIDIVIGGIEASLRRFAHYDYWSDRVRKSILIDSGADLLVYGMSEKQIVEIASALNDGLAAKYIRYVNGTCYVADSVEEVYEYIQIPSYKQVCEDKIKYAEAFKVQYEEQDPIRGRAILQEHSGKYVVQNKPEMPLTREELDKVYALGYMKNYHPIYEKAGGVPAIEEVKFSLVSARGCFGSCSFCALTFHQGRIVQSRSEDSLLNEAKEITTLPDFKGYIHDVGGPTANFRYPACKKQLKHGACKNKQCLSPGPCKDLEIDHEEYLRILRNLREIPKVKKVFVRSGLRYDYIMADKKDIFLKELLEHHVSGQLKVAPEHIAQEVLKYMGKPAGGTFDKFCEKFDRINERLGKKQYIIPYLMSSHPGSTIQSAIKLAEYLRDIHYQPEQVQDFYPTPGTLSTTMYYTGLDPLTKQSVYIPKSKSEKAMQRALLQYRNPKKYDIVYEALVLAGREDLIGYGPKCLIKPREHKRIVRNNESKSTLRTDNPKKTKTKAKLKNTNKKR, from the coding sequence ATGGAAAAAGATTTTTTACCAATTAGTCAAGAGGATATGCTTAAAAGAGGTTGGGAACAACTGGATTTTATTATTGTAACGGCAGATGCCTATATAGATCACCACAGCTTTGGGACAGCCATTATTTCTAGAGTATTAGAGCAAGCAGGTTATAAAGTAGGTATTATTGCACAGCCCAATTGGAAAAGTACAGAAGATTTTATGAAACTTGGCAGGCCTAGACTTGCCTTTTTAGTAAATGGCGGCAATATGGATTCTATGGTTAACCACTACACTGTAAGTAAAAAACTTAGAGATAGGGATTTTTATTCACCAGGTGGTAAGATGGGCCTTCGCCCAGATCGTGCTACAATCGTATATTGTAATTGTATTCGTCAAGCCTATAAAAATATAGATATTGTTATAGGTGGCATAGAGGCAAGTCTTAGACGATTTGCACATTATGATTATTGGAGTGATAGGGTCAGAAAATCTATTCTCATAGACAGTGGCGCAGATCTTTTAGTCTATGGCATGAGTGAAAAACAAATTGTAGAGATAGCAAGTGCTTTAAATGATGGCCTTGCTGCTAAATATATTAGATATGTTAATGGCACATGTTATGTAGCAGACAGTGTGGAAGAGGTTTATGAGTATATTCAGATTCCTTCGTATAAACAAGTCTGTGAAGATAAGATAAAATATGCTGAAGCTTTTAAAGTGCAGTACGAAGAACAAGATCCAATTCGTGGAAGAGCGATTCTGCAGGAGCATAGCGGTAAATATGTGGTGCAAAATAAACCAGAAATGCCTCTTACAAGAGAAGAGTTAGATAAAGTTTATGCGCTTGGCTATATGAAGAATTATCATCCTATCTATGAGAAAGCTGGGGGCGTACCAGCCATAGAAGAAGTTAAATTTAGTTTAGTCAGTGCAAGAGGATGCTTTGGGAGCTGCTCTTTTTGTGCGCTTACATTTCATCAGGGCAGGATTGTTCAAAGTAGAAGTGAAGATTCTCTGTTAAACGAAGCTAAAGAAATAACAACTTTACCCGATTTTAAAGGTTATATACATGATGTTGGAGGACCAACTGCTAATTTTAGATATCCAGCCTGTAAAAAACAATTAAAACATGGCGCATGTAAAAATAAGCAATGCTTATCTCCTGGGCCATGTAAAGATCTTGAAATAGATCACGAGGAATACCTTAGAATTCTTAGAAATCTAAGAGAAATTCCTAAGGTAAAGAAGGTATTTGTGCGCTCAGGACTAAGATATGACTATATAATGGCCGATAAAAAGGATATATTTCTTAAAGAATTATTGGAACATCATGTAAGCGGACAGCTTAAGGTAGCACCTGAACATATAGCCCAAGAGGTACTAAAATATATGGGTAAACCGGCAGGTGGGACGTTTGATAAATTTTGTGAAAAGTTTGATAGGATTAATGAGCGTTTAGGCAAAAAACAATATATTATTCCTTATTTAATGTCGAGTCATCCGGGCAGCACTATTCAGTCCGCTATAAAGCTTGCTGAGTATTTAAGAGATATTCATTATCAGCCAGAGCAAGTACAAGATTTTTATCCAACACCTGGGACACTTTCAACAACTATGTATTACACAGGACTTGATCCATTAACTAAGCAGTCTGTATATATACCTAAAAGCAAAAGTGAAAAAGCCATGCAAAGAGCATTACTACAGTATCGTAATCCTAAAAAGTATGATATAGTTTATGAGGCTTTAGTGCTAGCCGGAAGAGAAGATCTTATTGGATATGGGCCAAAGTGCTTAATTAAGCCTAGAGAACATAAAAGGATAGTTAGAAATAACGAAAGCAAAAGCACCCTCCGGACAGATAATCCCAAAAA
- a CDS encoding alpha/beta hydrolase encodes MKKSGQTINVYTYVWNKVDTPKGVVQIFHGMAEHAKRYTDFAAFLNYNGFIVYANDHRGHGKTASDIMSLGYIGQDGFNAIVEDEYKITRLIKAQHKNLPLIILGHSFGSFIAWEYLTRYSHAINGMILSGSALQKGFKIQIGTLITTLQHRFIQDTKPNQFIEYLTFGSFNKKFLDTDAKFRWISSDPHQVEKYEKDPYCGLVFPINFYYYLFRGLKDLYRKEKLAKIRKDIPLLIISGSLDPVGNYSKSVTKLYKFLLTLNFQDVSLKLFEEDRHELLHEKNKEEVYNYLFNWLKQIP; translated from the coding sequence ATGAAAAAAAGTGGACAAACTATAAATGTTTATACCTATGTATGGAATAAAGTGGACACCCCTAAAGGCGTTGTGCAAATTTTTCACGGTATGGCCGAGCATGCTAAAAGGTATACAGATTTTGCAGCTTTTCTTAATTATAATGGCTTTATTGTTTATGCAAATGATCATCGTGGCCACGGAAAAACAGCATCTGATATTATGAGTCTTGGTTATATTGGTCAAGACGGCTTTAATGCAATTGTTGAAGATGAATATAAGATTACAAGGCTTATTAAAGCCCAGCATAAAAACCTTCCACTTATTATTTTAGGACATAGTTTTGGATCATTTATTGCATGGGAGTACCTTACACGTTACTCCCATGCAATAAATGGTATGATTCTATCTGGCAGCGCTTTACAAAAGGGGTTCAAAATACAGATTGGCACCTTGATTACGACACTCCAGCATCGCTTTATCCAAGATACCAAACCTAATCAATTTATCGAGTATTTAACCTTTGGATCTTTCAATAAGAAATTTTTAGATACTGACGCTAAATTCAGATGGATCTCTTCTGATCCCCATCAGGTAGAAAAATATGAGAAGGACCCCTATTGCGGCTTAGTTTTTCCCATCAATTTTTATTATTATCTTTTTAGAGGATTAAAAGATTTATATCGCAAAGAAAAATTAGCAAAAATCAGGAAAGATATCCCTCTGCTTATTATCTCTGGCTCTCTCGATCCAGTTGGGAATTATAGTAAATCTGTTACTAAACTTTATAAGTTTCTCCTTACCTTAAATTTTCAAGATGTTTCTTTAAAGCTTTTTGAAGAAGATCGTCATGAGCTACTGCATGAAAAAAATAAAGAAGAGGTCTATAATTATCTATTTAATTGGCTAAAACAAATACCCTAA
- a CDS encoding ABC transporter substrate-binding protein, whose translation MRLKKLMAMGLSMVMALGLAGCGAKEAGTVKLGLITPKTGQVAQYGIAVENAVKIAVEEVNAAGGVGGKQVELISYDNKADATESINVFNRLVDNDKIVALVGPVISSTSLAVAPLAEEKQIPMISPTATNLAVTPDYKYVFRACYTDPYQGGIVAKFASENLGAKTAAILYNAGDDYSTGLAEAFKATFEAAGGTITNYEGYTAENKDFKSVLTTIKEKQPDVLFNPDYYNSVGLIAGQVKEVGLQTVMLGGDGWDDVQKDYAGVVDGYFFANHYATDDEDATVQNFIKAYQDKYEGNTPNALGALGYDAAKIMMAAIEKAGSTEGAKILAALQATNLGGVTGQITFDENGDPQKSVSMIKIENGALKLEAKVGQ comes from the coding sequence AAGTATGGTAATGGCTTTAGGGCTTGCAGGTTGTGGCGCGAAAGAAGCGGGGACAGTTAAACTTGGGCTTATTACACCAAAAACAGGTCAGGTTGCGCAATATGGTATTGCTGTCGAAAATGCAGTTAAAATTGCTGTCGAAGAAGTGAACGCAGCAGGGGGGGTTGGCGGCAAACAAGTAGAGCTGATTTCTTATGATAATAAAGCAGATGCAACAGAAAGTATTAACGTTTTCAACAGATTAGTAGATAACGATAAAATTGTTGCATTAGTTGGTCCAGTTATTTCATCAACTTCATTGGCTGTTGCACCTCTTGCGGAAGAAAAGCAAATTCCTATGATTTCACCAACAGCTACTAACCTTGCAGTAACACCAGATTATAAATATGTGTTTAGAGCATGCTATACAGATCCTTACCAAGGCGGAATAGTAGCAAAATTTGCAAGTGAAAATTTAGGTGCAAAAACTGCAGCTATTTTATACAATGCAGGCGATGACTACTCTACTGGTCTTGCAGAAGCTTTCAAAGCAACATTTGAAGCAGCAGGCGGTACAATTACTAATTATGAAGGCTATACAGCAGAAAATAAAGACTTTAAATCAGTACTTACAACTATTAAAGAAAAACAACCAGATGTTTTATTTAATCCAGACTACTACAATTCAGTTGGGTTAATCGCAGGTCAAGTTAAAGAAGTTGGTCTTCAAACAGTTATGCTTGGCGGAGACGGCTGGGATGATGTTCAAAAAGATTATGCTGGTGTTGTAGATGGTTACTTTTTTGCAAATCACTATGCAACAGATGATGAAGATGCAACAGTTCAAAACTTTATCAAAGCTTACCAAGATAAATATGAAGGCAATACACCAAATGCTCTAGGAGCACTCGGTTATGATGCTGCTAAAATTATGATGGCAGCTATTGAAAAAGCAGGAAGTACTGAAGGTGCAAAAATACTTGCAGCACTTCAAGCTACAAATTTAGGTGGAGTAACAGGTCAAATTACTTTTGATGAAAATGGTGATCCACAAAAAAGTGTTTCTATGATTAAAATAGAAAATGGTGCATTAAAACTTGAGGCTAAGGTTGGACAGTAA